From one Rosa rugosa chromosome 4, drRosRugo1.1, whole genome shotgun sequence genomic stretch:
- the LOC133743567 gene encoding pentatricopeptide repeat-containing protein At1g08070, chloroplastic-like, producing the protein MVLTTLPISISPAITVIPQFPQNPKTLILHRCKTTRDLNQVHAHLIKTRLLLNPAITENLLESAALILPNAMDYALSIFDDLEQPDSLAYNIIIRSLTFKQSPLNAIVLFNKMVENSVQPDEFTFSSVLKACSRVRALGEGEQVHAHIVKCGFKSNGFVVNTLIHMYATCGELEVARQVFDGLPERNVMAWNSMLAGYVKNERWDEVVELFRKMLESDIGFDEVTLISVLTACGRVANLELGEWIGGYIEANGLKGNIALVTSLVDMYAKCGQVDKARRIFDGMDMRDVVAWSAMISGYGQANRCREALDLFHDMQKANVDPNEVTMVSVLYSCGVLGALDTGKWVDFYVKKKKMKLTVTLGTALIDFYAKCGCVDDSVEVFNRMPSVNVFSWTALIQGLASNGQGKRALEYFKLMQEKNIKPNYVTFIAVLSACSHAGLVDEGRNLFVSMNNDFGIEPRIEHYGSMVDILGRAGLIEEAYQFIRNMPIQPNAVVWRTLLASCRAKKNVEIGEEALQQIIRLETPHSGDYILLSNIYASAGRREDALRVRNQMKEERIEKVAPGCSVIQLDGTIYEFFAENKVYPHSEEVHNATHDMMKQIEAAGYVPNTADGRLDAEEDDMQQASVSHHSEKLAIAFGLIRTRPGTTLRISKNLRVCMDCHNATKIISKVFNREIIVRDWNRFHHFKEGSCSCNDYW; encoded by the coding sequence ATGGTTTTAACAACCCTTCCTATCTCCATCTCTCCCGCCATAACTGTAATACCCCAATTCccacaaaaccctaaaaccctaatcCTCCACCGATGCAAAACCACCAGAGACCTCAACCAAGTCCACGCCCATCTCATCAAAACCCGCCTCCTCCTCAACCCAGCCATCACCGAAAACCTCCTCGAATCCGCCGCATTGATTCTCCCCAATGCCATGGACTATGCTCTCTCCATTTTCGACGATCTCGAACAACCCGATTCCTTGGCTTATAACATCATCATCAGAAGCCTCACGTTCAAGCAGTCCCCTCTTAATGCCATTGTTCTGTTCAACAAAATGGTCGAAAACTCTGTCCAACCCGATGAGTTCACTTTTTCGAGTGTGCTGAAAGCTTGTTCTAGAGTAAGGGCATTGGGGGAAGGAGAGCAGGTCCATGCCCACATTGTGAAATGTGGGTTCAAGTCAAATGGGTTCGTTGTGAACACTTTGATTCACATGTATGCGACTTGTGGTGAGCTTGAGGTTGCCCGCCAGGTGTTCGATGGATTGCCTGAGAGAAATGTTATGGCTTGGAATTCAATGCTGGCCGGTTACGTGAAGAATGAGCGTTGGGACGAGGTTGTGGAGCTGTTTCGTAAAATGTTGGAGTCGGATATTGGGTTTGATGAGGTTACATTGATCAGTGTTTTGACAGCGTGTGGGAGAGTGGCGAATTTGGAACTGGGAGAGTGGATTGGTGGGTATATAGAGGCAAATGGGTTGAAGGGTAACATTGCTTTGGTTACTTCTCTGGTTGATATGTATGCAAAATGTGGTCAAGTGGATAAAGCAAGACGAATATTTGATGGAATGGACATGAGAGATGTTGTTGCGTGGAGCGCGATGATTTCTGGTTATGGTCAAGCAAATAGATGCAGGGAGGCGCTTGATCTGTTTCACGACATGCAAAAGGCAAATGTAGATCCTAATGAGGTTACAATGGTTAGTGTGCTGTACTCCTGTGGTGTTCTTGGAGCTTTGGATACTGGTAAATGGGTTGACTTTTatgtaaagaagaagaaaatgaagctTACTGTTACCCTCGGAACTGCATTGATAGATTTCTATGCAAAATGTGGTTGTGTGGATGATTCAGTTGAAGTGTTTAATAGAATGCCTTCAGTAAACGTCTTCTCGTGGACAGCACTAATTCAAGGACTCGCTAGTAACGGACAGGGGAAAAGGGCTCTTGAGTACTTCAAATTGATGCAGGAGAAGAACATCAAACCAAATTATGTGACTTTTATTGCGGTTCTTTCTGCTTGTAGTCATGCAGGTTTGGTTGACGAGGGTCGAAATCTTTTTGTCAGCATGAacaatgattttggaattgaaccAAGGATTGAGCACTACGGTTCTATGGTTGATATCTTGGGTCGAGCTGGGTTGATTGAAGAGGCATATCAGTTCATCAGGAACATGCCTATCCAACCCAATGCTGTTGTTTGGAGGACATTATTGGCTTCATGCAGAGCAAAGAAAAATGTTGAAATTGGCGAAGAAGCATTGCAACAGATAATCAGATTGGAGACCCCTCATAGCGGTGACTACATACTTCTGTCCAACATTTATGCATCTGCTGGTAGGCGCGAGGACGCTCTTAGAGTGAGAAATCAAATGAAAGAGGAGAGAATAGAGAAGGTGGCTCCTGGATGTAGCGTGATTCAGTTGGATGGAACGATTTATGAGTTCTTTGCAGAGAACAAGGTATATCCACACTCCGAGGAGGTTCACAATGCTACTCATGACATGATGAAACAGATCGAGGCAGCTGGTTATGTGCCCAACACAGCAGATGGAAGACTAGATGCAGAAGAAGATGATATGCAGCAAGCTTCAGTTTCTCACCACAGTGAGAAGTTGGCCATTGCATTTGGTCTTATCAGAACACGTCCTGGAACGACACTTAGAATATCGAAAAATCTTCGAGTTTGTATGGACTGCCACAATGCAACGAAGATAATATCAAAGGTTTTTAACAGAGAAATTATTGTTAGGGACTGGAACCGCTTCCATCATTTCAAAGAAGGGTCATGTTCCTGCAATGACTATTGGTAA
- the LOC133743618 gene encoding uncharacterized protein LOC133743618 has translation MKKKLQNDHEQELEILKAVAQAWQSISNSGSSRPMTEFDARRRNYKGRLPSRFKLEAMRKAASSSESGTNAKWDFGQSLWDAYEIVAVSKRLESGLVLDGELDGSSGRVHRRRRESKNSLRNFFDKRSSRRYTEAVIPHTDDDT, from the coding sequence ATGAAGAAAAAGTTACAGAATGACCATGAACAAGAACTTGAAATCCTCAAGGCTGTGGCACAAGCCTGGCAGAGCATCAGCAACTCCGGCAGCTCTAGGCCCATGACGGAGTTTGACGCGCGCCGGAGAAACTACAAGGGCAGGTTACCGTCTCGGTTCAAGCTCGAAGCAATGAGAAAAGCAGCATCATCTAGTGAGAGTGGTACCAATGCAAAATGGGACTTTGGACAATCACTGTGGGATGCTTATGAGATTGTGGCAGTGTCCAAAAGGTTAGAGTCAGGGTTAGTACTTGATGGTGAGCTAGATGGTTCTTCGGGTAGGGTCCATCGGAGGCGTAGAGAGAGTAAGAACAGCCTCAGGaatttttttgataaaaggTCTTCAAGGAGATATACTGAGGCTGTTATACCACACACTGATGATGATACTTAA
- the LOC133743993 gene encoding pachytene checkpoint protein 2 homolog translates to MSAPSPMEIYVQNPQHADIPDQNGAVQVVASTPSPIIPQDKVLVSVEVCLKPSSTARIDDVRSAVERMLEKRSLSYTDGPVPVPSDDLFLTQNVERICICDTDEWVQNHDILLFWQARPVVHVFQLSEEGACEDVSGEGQSSTFNEWILPAKEFDGMWESLIYESGLKQRLLRYAASALHFTEKGVNPFLVSWNRIVLLHGPPGTGKTSLCKALAQKLSIRFNSRYPQSQLIEVNAHSLFSKWFSESGKLVAKLFQKIQEMVEEETNLVFVLIDEVESLAAARKSALSGSEPSDSIRVVNALLTQLDKLKSAPNVIILTTSNITAAIDIAFVDRADIKAYVGPPTLQARYEILRSCLLELIRTGILSNFEGCESLMLPNYASLKERLNMPQIHDAQTPLHLCRQLHETAEACEGLSGRSLRKLPFLAHAALSNPYSCDPSKFLCAMTDTARRERSELPD, encoded by the exons ATGAGTGCTCCGAGTCCAATGGAGATCTACGTGCAAAACCCCCAACACGCCGATATCCCAGACCAAAACGGCGCCGTCCAAGTCGTCGCTTCAACTCCTTCTCCTATCATTCCCCAGGACAAAGTCCTCGTTTCAG TTGAGGTTTGCCTCAAGCCGTCGAGCACTGCTCGGATTGACGATGTGCGGTCAGCTGTTGAGAG AATGCTTGAGAAGAGGAGTTTGAGCTATACTGATGGACCTGTGCCGGTGCCGTCTGATGATCTGTTCCTGACTCAAAATGTGGAAAGAATCTGTATTTGTGACACCG ATGAGTGGGTGCAGAATCATGACATCCTTTTGTTCTGGCAAGCGAGACCTGTTGTGCATGTGTTTCAG CTTAGCGAAGAGGGAGCATGTGAGGATGTAAGTGGGGAAGGACAATCTTCTACCTTCAATGAATGGATTCTTCCAGCAAAGGAATTCGATGGCATGTGGGAAAG CTTAATATATGAATCTGGGCTGAAGCAAAGGTTGCTTCGGTACGCGGCTAGTGCATTACATTTTACTGAAAAGGGTGTTAATCCTTTCCTTGTGTCATGGAATCG CATTGTTCTTTTACATGGGCCTCCAGGGACTGGAAAAACCTCTTTATGTAAAGCATTGGCTCAGAAGCTATCCATCCGATTTAACTCCAG ATACCCGCAGTCCCAATTGATTGAAGTTAATGCACATTCTCTATTCAGCAAATGGTTCTCTGAAAGTGGCAAGTTG GTTGCAAAGCTTTTCCAAAAAATTCAAGAGATGGTAGAGGAGGAAACCAATCTGGTATTTGTTTTGATTG ATGAAGTTGAAAGCCTTGCTGCTGCGAGAAAATCCGCTTTATCTGGTTCTGAACCTTCAGATTCTATTCGG GTGGTGAATGCGCTACTAACTCAGCTGGACAAACTGAAATCAGCACCAAATGTGATAATTTTAACAACATCCAACATAACTGCTGCTATTG ATATCGCATTTGTCGATCGAGCTGATATAAAAGCATATGTTGGTCCCCCAACTCTGCAAGCGCGTTATGAAATCCTAAGGTCCTGCTTGCTGGAACTCATACGAACAGGAATTTTATCAAATTTTGAG GGTTGTGAAAGCCTCATGCTTCCTAACTATGCTAGCTTGAAAGAGAGATTGAATATGCCTCAGATTCATGATGCCCAGACACCACTACACTTGTGTAGGCAGTTGCATGAAACTGCAGAAGCGTGTGAG GGATTAAGTGGACGATCTCTAAGAAAGCTTCCATTCTTAGCGCATGCGGCTCTTTCAAATCCTTACAGTTGTGACCCTAGCAAGTTCTTGTGCGCAATGACAGATACAGCAAGGAGGGAGCGTTCTGAGCTACCTGATTGA
- the LOC133742808 gene encoding uncharacterized protein LOC133742808: MGADWGPVIVAVVLFVLLTPGLMFQIPAKGRVAEFGNMQTSLPSIVVHSLIYFGLLTILLIAIGVHIYTG; this comes from the coding sequence ATGGGGGCGGATTGGGGACCGGTGATCGTAGCGGTGGTGCTGTTCGTTCTGTTGACTCCTGGGCTCATGTTTCAGATTCCGGCCAAGGGGAGGGTGGCGGAGTTTGGGAATATGCAGACAAGTCTTCCCTCCATAGTTGTACACTCCCTCATCTACTTCGGGCTGCTCACCATCCTCCTTATTGCTATAGGTGTTCATATCTATACTGGCTAA